A genomic window from Neoarius graeffei isolate fNeoGra1 chromosome 5, fNeoGra1.pri, whole genome shotgun sequence includes:
- the nes gene encoding nestin, translated as MEISSFRRPISYIGEEKYEMLELNRRLESYLNHVKFLEEENQLLWKEIQTMRRNQDTGGQRKAQEEALSLARKELQNAWREKDCVELEVSNLLEEIEELNILRQKEKSAQAEAKRKLEKSRKALEDEKRMQLWLREQAAHLEKEVSLQVQVHQEDLAALKSSDAFSKPLLVPPQHSQTLNFQGLGDEYSQRAAQAWHEAASVYQTQMKKLEESLDQTRVHVTLIKQEKKESLLQVQHLAKELESVKAKKELMEKNMVQQRQRQNQDLQHLQAHVEALEAEKLDLGEQIGELLVESRNLLQMKTSLSLEVATYRALLDSESLRVNNQSASKRNRTVSLLEGITKSPGIPPGTQAISSCLFSSPLNTTSRSITHKTNFVTPTWNPTLRTAQETLKRPQTTKEEDAIIRVEEHLEKGKEALEHYKGREVLETSTTISEKHLTGTGSHDQHRAEEEASSTASVSSSEAPKAVDEPESIHIRNLQEVLKGELGPVLLTTNETVMITSPAGHPQTPESVSSSQHIEEPKSSEDGDEEETEVSTEMAQISHAPVSAWEENETVIPEERDAVSELELESEDIAENSRQEFRIDADHAELQLLGENTNKPASPLLQEIPHLSADTFSPAEDDSEILTWADVKEDVIQFVEEESLKSAQELGSVSVNGIEVEEKMDVEQDEWPGIETLEGHEFDIQVQEEENETEQEKKVEQSKEEGLAKSEEERMMEEEIGENTGEQKAELMMSKCENLVGEKIELVMDTNEKDNLVVEKGKVVMDTFDKVQLVEHNAEEEQRQSDEDESLNISTSWTTDPGEANSYAQENTLADTRPLIHYKSDEETNANIPISHLGASETTDSEDEREKHEGASHLSQIIAKRFDTMEDLSEEPELGSMDDIVTDDSVQTVLRDSMDEECGVQNESGDMDSQNQTAKTPVADALVDQSESDLRSNNNENNQGEGEKKTENYHLSTLLFEKQEENSKLHEWSTSLYNETREMNEQQTLLTMQANISEDAITEYRDDAENWNMESIEINPEGESEDKKYFDTPLPEPSKEQAFAEESCEAASTEIMHSDVLLFETAVTEEQVGPKEEDVQSDLSMLTHADFTDEFSLHSHPESQTNTNDSDLEEPNSSEDESPNASQCSQLLSQSEMQTLQLDQDSETTMDVVSKADPFFTDVLSGVLREESAEDYNASQAKELENKEEQQYTVENSSGGMGENADSLPQELENLGQKITIASRSILSTAEEFGDVEMENKKDNMNIFQEDALKEECQTNEKENDLHSFFSSSINEGIWSATTFEMAATYDPNDQTETEEQSYDSINPNQAMTFGEDWGNTERVPPTNSKHEKDKGTAIAQSTEEEGEEQKIPQAKQVQCRDVKDGDEETVHAEDSTDEGDSWSSGEE; from the exons GAACTAGAGGTCAGCAACCTGCTGGAGGAGATTGAGGAGCTGAACATACTGAGACAAAAAGAGAAGTCTGCGCAGGCTGAGGCTAAGAGAAAACTTGAAAAAAGCAGGAAAGCTCTGGAGGATGAGAAGAGGATGCAGCTCTGGCTGAGAGAACAAGCTGCTCATCTTGAGAAAGAGGTCTCTCTACAAGTGCAAGTCCATCAGGAGGACCTGGCAGCCCTGAAGTCCTCAGATGCCTTTTCAAAACCTTTGTTAGTGCCTCCTCAGCACAGCCAGACCCTCAACTTCCAGGGCCTGGGGGACGAATACTCACAGAGAGCAGCCCAGGCCTGGCATGAAGCAGCAAGTGTGTACCAGACACAGATGAAGAAGCTAGAGGAGAGCCTGGATCAGACAAGGGTTCACGTGACACTGATCAAACAAGAGAAGAAGGAGAGTCTACTACAGGTACAACATTTAGCCAAAGAGCTGGAAAGCGTAAAAGCCAAGAAAGAACTGATGGAGAAGAACATGGTACAGCAGAGACAGAGGCAGAATCAAGATCTTCAACATCTTCAG GCCCATGTGGAGGCCCTGGAGGCAGAGAAACTGGATCTCGGAGAGCAAATAGGTGAGCTGTTGGTTGAAAGTCGCAATCTGCTGCAGATGAAGACGTCTCTGAGCCTCGAGGTGGCCACTTACAG AGCGTTGCTGGACAGTGAAAGCCTGAGGGTGAACAACCAATCAGCAAGTAAGAGGAACAGGACAGTCTCACTTTTAG AAGGAATCACCAAGTCCCCTGGGATTCCTCCAGGCACTCAGGCCATCTCTTCCTGTCTGTTCAGCAGTCCGTTGAATACAACCTCCAGATCAATCACCCATAAAACTAACTTCGTGACTCCAACATGGAACCCGACACTAAGAACTGCACAGGAGACACTTAAGAGACCTCAGACCACTAAGGAAGAGGATGCCATCATAAGGGTAGAGGAACATCTAGAGAAGGGTAAAGAAGCACTAGAGCACTATAAGGGTAGGGAAGTACTAGAAACATCTACAACTATATCAGAAAAGCATCTTACTGGAACAGGCTCTCATGATCAGCATAGAGCTGAGGAGGAAGCAAGCTCTACTGCTTCTGTCTCTTCTTCTGAAGCCCCTAAAGCTGTAGATGAGCCTGAGTCCATACACATTAGAAATTTGCAGGAGGTCCTTAAGGGAGAACTTGGACCGGTTTTGTTGACCACCAATGAAACAGTAATGATTACCTCACCAGCTGGACATCCCCAAACTCCAGAAAGTGTGTCCTCTAGTCAGCATATTGAGGAACCAAAAAGTTCAGAGGATGGagatgaagaggagactgaagtgtCTACTGAAATGGCTCAAATATCACATGCGCCTGTGTCTGCCTGGGAGGAAAATGAAACCGTGATACCAGAAGAGAGAGATGCGGTTTCTGAGCTAGAGTTGGAGTCAGAGGATATTGCTGAAAACAGCAGACAAGAATTTAGAATAGATGCTGATCATGCAGAATTACAGCTGCTGGGTGAAAACACTAACAAACCTGCTTCACCATTACTCCAAGAAATACCACACTTGTCTGCAGATACATTTAGCCCAGCTGAGGATGACAGTGAAATTCTAACATGGGCAGATGTAAAGGAAGATGTTATACAATTTGTTGAAGAAGAATCACTGAAGAGTGCACAAGAACTAGGGAGTGTGTCAGTGAATGGAATTGAAGTGGAAGAAAAAATGGATGTGGAACAAGATGAATGGCCTGGTATTGAAACACTAGAAGGTCATGAGTTTGATATTCAAGTGCAAGAAGAGGAGAATGAAACTGAACAAGAGAAAAAAGTGGAACAGAGTAAAGAAGAGGGATTGGCTAAAAGTGAGGAGGAAAGGATGATGGAGGAAGAGATTGGAGAAAACACTGGTGAACAAAAAGCAGAGTTAATGATGAGTAAATGTGAAAATTTAGTAGGTGAAAAAATTGAGTTAGTGATGGATACAAATGAAAAAGATAACCTGGTAGTTGAAAAAGGTAAGGTAGTGATGGATACATTCGACAAAGTTCAGTTAGTTGAACATAATGCAGAAGAGGAGCAGAGACAAAGTGATGAAGATGAGTCATTAAACATCTCGACATCATGGACAACTGACCCTGGAGAAGCAAACAGCTATGCTCAGGAGAACACACTAGCAGACACTCGTCCCCTCATACACTACAAGAGTGATGAAGAGACAAATGCCAATATCCCAATCTCTCATTTGGGAGCGAGTGAAACTACTGACAGTGAGGATGAGAGGGAGAAACATGAGGGGGCCAGCCACTTGAGCCAGATAATCGCCAAACGCTTCGACACCATGGAGGATCTATCTGAGGAGCCAGAGCTAGGCAGCATGGACGACATAGTCACAGATGATTCAGTTCAAACTGTGTTAAGAGATAGCATGGATGAGGAGTGTGGTGTTCAAAATGAAAGTGGTGACATGGACAGCCAGAATCAGACAGCCAAAACGCCAGTGGCTGATGCTTTAGTAGATCAATCAGAAAGTGACCTTAGGAGCAATAATAATGAGAACAATCAaggagaaggggaaaaaaagactGAGAACTACCATCTGTCAACACTTCTGTTTGAGAAACAGGAAGAGAACTCAAAGTTACATGAATGGAGTACAAGTTTGTACAATGAAACCAGGGAAATGAATGAGCAGCAGACTCTTCTGACCATGCAGGCAAATATTAGTGAAGATGCCATAACAGAATACAGAGACGATGCAGAAAACTGGAATATGGAATCCATAGAAATCAATCCAGAAGGGGAAAGTGAAGACAAGAAGTATTTTGACACTCCATTGCCTGAACCATCCAAAGAACAAGCCTTTGCAGAAGAATCTTGTGAAGCAGCATCAACAGAGATCATGCATTCTGATGTGCTTCTGTTTGAAACTGCTGTTACTGAAGAACAAGTAGGTCCAAAAGAGGAAGATGTGCAGTCAGACCTGTCAATGCTCACTCACGCAGATTTCACTGATGAATTTTCTCTACATAGTCATCCAGAGAGCCAGACTAACACTAATGACTCAGATCTGGAAGAGCCCAATAGCTCTGAGGATGAGTCTCCAAATGCTAGCCAGTGTTCTCAGCTGCTTTCCCAGAGTGAGATGCAGACCCTGCAACTAGACCAGGACAGTGAGACTACTATGGATGTGGTCTCAAAGGCTGATCCATTTTTCACAGATGTTCTCTCAGGGGTGCTGCGAGAAGAGAGCGCTGAAGATTATAATGCTTCTCAAGCAAAGGAATTGGAGAACAAAGAGGAACAGCAATACACAGTGGAAAATAGTAGTGGTGGAATGGGGGAAAATGCTGACAGCCTTCCACAAGAATTGGAAAATTTGGGCCAAAAAATTACAATTGCATCCCGTAGCATCCTTAGCACGGCGGAAGAATTTGGTGATGTAGAAATGGAGAACAAAAAGGACAACATGAATATTTTCCAAGAAGATGCCCTAAAAGAAGAATGCCAGacaaatgaaaaagaaaatgaCCTTCACAGCTTCTTCAGTTCAAGCATAAATGAAGGCATTTGGAGTGCAACAACATTTGAAATGGCTGCTACATATGACCCAAATGACCAAACAGAGACCGAGGAGCAATCGTATGACAGCATTAATCCAAACCAGGCCATGACTTTTGGGGAGGACTGGGGAAATACTGAAAGAGTACCACCAACCAACAGCAAACACGAGAAAGACAAGGGTACTGCTATAGCTCAGTCAACAGAGGAGGAAGGGGAAGAGCAGAAGATACCACAGGCCAAACAGGTACAGTGTAGAGATGTGAAAGATGGAGATGAGGAGACTGTCCATGCAGAGGATTCCACTGACGAAGGTGACTCCTGGTCTTCTGGTGAAGAGTAA